aaataaaaaattaatagttaaattattggtcaaagatataaatgtttgaatcttgatatgcgtgtgtgccttataaacgaggaaggagggagtaagagtgtagcacgcaggacctaggtaatgacgtcatttatcccttttttctggatgtagagggcctgttgtttcatacgttgaagatcttgccgcgcttccaatgtatcctttggcttaccgtagacaccaaggaatcctacaaggttcacacaaagattttttgttaggtgcatcacctCAATTGTGTGGCGGACGTCTaaaacttcccaataaggtaactcccaaaaatactcttcttcttccatataggtgcacgtccgtcatcactctgcactgatctgctgccggatccttttccgaatactacttttatatctttgaccatttcaaacaccattttcccacaacggtgcctaggcttggtacgatgatctgcctttccatcgtagtgagcatacctcctccttaatgggtgcttgatcggaagaaattgacgatgacccatatacacgatcatCCTACAATACTTGAGGtacgtgctgtcggtttcttctaaacaatgggtgcatgccaacccttattggaatgtccggagaggttgcttagtgctggccaatcgttggtagttacgaaaagcaatgcacgaaggttaaaatgttcctctgtgtgtgcatcccacatacgaacaccctcctctttccacaacaatagaaaatactcaatcagtggtttcagatacacatctatatcgttactgggttgcttcgggccggggataagcaccggcatcataatgaatttccatatcatacacaaccagggaggaaggttgtatatacagagtgtcacaggccaggtactatggccactgctttgctcaccgaaaggattcatgcaatccgtacttaagccgaaccttatattcctcgcatcatttgcaaatgttgggaatgttctgtccatttttctccactgcgacccatcagcggggtgtctcaacatattgtcttgcttacgttcttctttgtgccatcacatcaatttagcattcactttgttcatgaacaaacatttcatacgtggtattagaggaaaataccacatcaccttggcaggcaccctcttcttgacacgcatcccctcaacgtcgtctggatcatctcgagggatcttataccggcatgcgttgcatacagggcatgaatccaaattttcaaactcacctcgatataggatgcagtcattaggacaagcatgtatcttctgtgcctctaattctaaaggacaaacaactttttttttgcctcgtatgttgtcgccggcaaggtgttactctcagggagtaagtttttttataagtttcagcaactcctcgaatcccttatcagacaaaccatttgatgccttccattgcaacaattccaatgtggtacccaactttttttgGCCTTATTTGCAATCttggtacaacaatgttctgtagtcctccaacatacgcttcagatctctcgattccttttctgtttcgcaaacttcctcagcttcgcgcaacatctaaccaagatcatcttctacaatgtatccttcagtatcttcttcaggctcacccattacagtgtcattgaaaaaggcatcataattggctacaaagtcaggaatcctgttctcttcttctacattattatccagcataattcctctttctccatgcttggtccaaacatagtagttcggtatgaaaccactattgaagtgattgtggatggttcttgatgatgagtaatccttctcattcttacagaatttgcatggacaacgaacgaaaccgccatacttgtgtttctcggccgcttctatgaattcatgcacaccatcaatgaactcctttgaacgccggtcggtcatgtacatccattgccgactcatctgggtacACAATACATTTacatacatcattgtagtgtacaaatagttcattcatactaccaatttataactaacattgaatacgctattaataaaacttaactacaaaattataacgatgCATATGGCCTTTTGATTGCATGACtgtgtaaaaactttgtttctctatatggaactttatatttttgtacaagaaacgACGCATGTGGCCTTCTGGCTGCATGACTGTGTAAAAAACTTTGTTTCTATATATGGACCTTGGTTTGTTTGCCTAGAGCCTTGAGAATTTGGGATCATTGTCTGTGCAATGATTCTCTTTGCCACGATAATTCTGGCTGTATTAATGGCATTGGCAcgataatatttttttcttgcagACGCGCACGCTGCAGCACAGCAGCGGTAGGCTTAGCTGAGCTGCGGGTCTCGAATTGGCGCAGCATGCATCTcgaatgtggaatcttgtaaagttttggaattttgaagggaactaaataaagccgccttgcatatgtaattgataatattttcatacaaaaattgaattcaaatatataattgataatgcatataactataataaatagatactattcacttatcaaataaattaataaaacatataaatacaataatttgatagtattcacatatcaaataaattgataacacatataactacaataagatgctacacctaaaaataattatcacatgtataaactaaattaagtgataactgtttctaaaaaccaattgttaagttatggagaaaaataaacaaccttttttgaaaaaaaaaataaaaatttgcctcccctcccctctctcagTTGCCATGAacggttggtactcaacaatcggtgccaaacaataggcataagcaccggttgaagttaccaaccggtgcctttgtggtaggcacgtggcggcaccgggtcatggcaaaacccggtgccattgtccgctCTTTAGGCACCgattggtgccaccaaccggtacctatctatactggggttttggtaccgggtgatgctttAATCCGGTACCAAATCCCTTATCTTTGATTGCCGCTGGCCAAAAGCACcggttgcaacagcagctggtacctttggcccattttctagtagtgcgtgCTTCCGTGGGCTCGGCGGTAGCCGACACAGCCGGTTGGCGATGGGGAGTCATGGCACGGGTGCCTGTTCTGGAGTCCCATAGAGGCCACCTACTTTATTTTTCGACGATCATAGGAACGTTTCTCCCAACACTAATCAGTGTTTATACCAAGTCAGAGTGGAGTGTTCACATGCTTAGAGCAATTACATTGATGTCGTCTCCAAGAATATTTTATGCAGTGATATATAATATTGAGATGACCTACTAGACAACTTCTACAATAGCTTGTTTTTTAGTTGTCTCGCAGTTATACcacaccccttgatttgtggaCGAAATAAAGAAGTATTTTGAGTTGCATGGCAACAATAACTCGTACAATGATGGAAAGTAGTCTTATACTCCTAAATTTTAGCCTATGAGACGGTTGCTTCGCGAGCCAACCACCTATTTCTCTCACCTCGCTTTCTCTCCTATACATCACCAAAAATCTTACATGGCATTGCATGAGACGATCTATGAGACCGTCGACGTGTAGCAATATATATGCTcttagcatctccaagagtttggtaTCTCAGCTTGACAtacttcttttttaaaaaataaagaaaaaacagCCTCCAACAATTTGGCAACCAACTTGTATTTTTTGGAAGTTGGCAAATTCTATCCCTTCGCCGCGCATATATGCGCATGCGGAAACAACTTGGCATCGTGGTCTCTGGCGGCTCCGTGACTCTCGTGCCTCCTCTCCTTCTCGCTGGTGTCCGACGTTGACGGTTACAATTGGTCAGTTCCCGGTCAGCTAGCTGACGGTGTCAATCGGGTTCACCGATACGTCGGTCAATTGACCATATTAGTCGGTTACCTGACGATTGCAATTGTGATTCAGTGATAACACTGACAGGACAAAATAGTATATATCAATATAAAATAAACATATTAGTCGGTCAGTAGGCCGCGACTTCGCGCGTCAAACAGGAACAGTCCGGCAAAAAATTCTTGTGGGCCTTCTTTTTACATTTTGCCAAGTCTAAAATAGCAAACTATTGGAGATGGGCTTTGTTTTACTTGACATATAGTTTTGAGAGTTGGCAAATCACAAGATTTATCAAGCTGAATTTGCCAAACTCTTGGAGTTACAGGAGTAGCAAGTTGAGCAAGTCTACAACcgcctttttcttctttttttcattttgtgtgtgtgggtgggtgggggttCAATTTCCTTCATTCATGACGCTAAGCCTTTTATAAAATCGATTGGATGGTGATTTGAGCACAAGATTTTCTCTAATGGCAAAGTTGGAACAAATAATCACGAGCATTCGCCGTTGTGTTGTGCAGGTGACTCTCCACGAGTTGTGGCCAAAGGCGGTTTTTCAGGAGTGTTTCCCGACTCAAGCTCAAACGCCTACTCTTTTGCATTGATGTTAAGCGCACCCAATACGACTCTGTGGTCAGGGGCGGATCCACatggggggctaggggggattAAGCCCCCCTACCTCCCTAATACCCATGGATACCCCCCTAAGCCCCCCCTTGATTTTTGGGATGAAACaatgaagaggaagaggggaggaagaagaaaagaagaggaggaagaagaagagagtggACATGATCCCCCTCTACATTTTCGGTCTAGATTCGCCACTGTCTGTGGTGTGATGTCCAGCTGACGAAGGACGGCGTTGGAGTCTGCCTTCGGGACATCGACATGCAGAACTGCACCAGCGTCGCCCAACGATACCCCACGAGAAAGCGGACCTATGTCATCGATGGTGTGCGGAAAACGGGATGGTTTGCTTTGGACTTCACCATGGCTGAGCTTCAGTCTGTCTTTTGTGAGTATAACAGTGCCACCTCCAACATGCATTTCACTATAGAGCAATTAGTTGGATAATTGCATAAGCTCTATACATCTTCGATGTGTCGACAAACCAATAATAAAGTTTGTAGTAGTGTTTTTCcatcacaaagaaaaagactattATGTTCAAACAGGCCCCTGAACGCACCACCAAGGTCATGAATCTCGAAACATCGTAACACATATATGATTCTTCTTCTGTTtagttttattttattatttataaCTAGTTTCACATTGTGGGCTTCGTTTCGCTTTTAAGTTGTGCCTTTAGTGGCTTATAAATACTTTCTGAGAgcaacatgctctaatgatgcaACCTatacttcttcattcttgacTCATTATCTAATGATTTGAGCAGTAACACAAGCAATTTGGTCTCGCTCCCCCAGATTCGATGGATATTCTATCCTCTCTGTCACTGAGTTGCCGTCCATCCTTGACGTCAAGCAGCCTTCTGTTTGGTTGAATGTTCAGGTTGAATTATTGTTCTGAAAACTTAACCGGAATTTATGGTTGCTAGTGCTACCTTCAAAAGCTAATTTCTTGTTTCATGTGTGTAGCATGATATTTTCTACAAAGAACATGGTTTGAATATGAGGAACTACATACTTTCCATCCAAAAGAATGTATCTGTGGATTATATCTCGTCACCTGAACTGGgcttcctccaaaatatatctGGAAGAGTTCATCGCAAAACAAAGCTTGTGTTTAGATTTCTTGATAAAGACCTCTTAGATTATTCTATACACCAAACTTATGGTTCATTTTTGAGCAACCTAACATTTGTTAAGTCTATTGCATCTGGCATAATGGTCCCTAAGATCTACATTTGGCCAGTGACAAAGGATAACTATCTACAGCCACCCACATCAATTGTAGCAGAAGCCCACAGTGCAGGGTTGGAAATATATGCCTCTGATTTTGCAAATGATAGAATTATTCCCTATAACTACAGTTATGATCCATTGGCAGAATACCTAAACTTTATCAGCGATGGGGGCTTCTCTGTTGATGGTGTATTGTCAGAACACCCAATTACCGCATCAGAGGCTATTGGTAAGCTACCAAGTACATGTCAAAGAGTTAACTAAAATATTGTTATTGATTCTTTTTACCTTTTATCATTATATTAGCATGTGAACTACTCCCTCTACTCTTCTGCATATAATATATTGGACTTGTACTTTTATCGAGTAAGAGGCATAACATTACAATCCTCCTATGGAACTTATGTCTTATAACACCTCTATTTGACCGTATTTGTTTTTGTCCCCTAACCCCTCATTTAGTTTTGTGTCCAAAGTGTCCAATGATCAAATAGATTGGAATTGTAAACCTTACTGCATTTTAAGATATGGTTGTGCCCATCATGGAAACTTATGATGATATCTATGAAGAAATAAGCAGCTTGCAATTTTTAATCCCTTTGAATCTCCTCATCTGCAGGTTGCTTTGCTAATCTGAATTCAAGTAAGACTGATCATGGTATGTCTCATCAGGGTGTAAGACCTACCTTAGCAGTTGTGCCATgatggttgaatttcttctatTTCAGCTCAGTCTAATTATTTTAGTGTTTCTATACAGGAGAACCCTTAATTATCTCGCATAATGGTGCTAGTGGAGACTATCCAGACTGTACAGATCTGGCCTACcatagtgcaattaatgatgGCGCAGATGTCATTGATTGTCCTGTTCAAGTGACAAGTGATGGAACTCTTATGTGCATGAGTTCCATTAACCTGCTTGATACCACGAATGTGCAGAGAACACCTTTCAGCTCTCGTGCTTCTGTTGTTTCAGAAATTCAGGCTACAGGAGTCTTCACATTCAACCTCACTTGGGATGACATTAATAGTAGTCTACAACGTGAGTTTCTTTTGTACTATTATTGAGAAAATTCGTTGATGTTTTTCACCAAAAGTAAATGATAAATAATATTATAATACAAGAATGGATTATAAAAACACAAACTCATCATTAGCCTTTTAACTTGTCCTTTTCCTACAGCCAAAATATCTTCCCCATTGAGTCAGTATTATATCATAAGGAACCCAAGATACACAAATCAAGGGAAGTTTCTGAAGTTATCTGACTTTCTAGCAATGGGAATGGATAAAGATTTGTCCGGTGTCATGATCATTATCGAGGTGATACTTTCGCTCGAAATTTCACTTATTTTGATATTATTCCAGAGTTAAAACTTTGTTGCTTATACCTGAGTTTCATCTCTATTATGACTATGTGACGGGCAAAAGTTCACCAGATAGTAACTTTTCAATATCTTGAAGAATAATCAACATAACCTATATTAAGGAAGAGTTCATGatctattttcatttttttatatttacaaatGGTATAATTTGTGTAACTGTTGTCACCTTGATGAATTCTGTTTCTTGTATAGACACACCAAGTTTGTACTTGTATAGACCTCTGGGTCTGGGCATAGATAATGGAAATATCGTATTTTCCCTCGTGCCTTACAGCATATTCTATGCATCTTTGCAGATAACAGATATCTAGAAACTTTTCTTAATAAATCGAGTTCTTTATTCATATATCATTCTATCTTTGTACTGCAGAATGCTGCATTTCTGGCAAAGTCATTAGGAATTGACATTGTTGATTCTATAAATGCTGccttaagtgttgctggatacGATAATCAGACTGCCAAGGAAGTCCTGATTCAGTCAAAAGATAGCGCTGTTCTTTTCAAATTGAAGCAACAGAAAACAAAATGCAAGCTTGTTTATACTCTCCCCTCAGGAATTGGGGATGTTTCTACCTCCTCATTAGAAGCTGTGAAGAAGTTTGCTGATGCTGTAGTTGTTGATAAGGCTAATTCTATTTTTACCTCAAAAGTCTTGATTGTATCATCAGACAGAACAATCTTATGAAAGATCTACAATCAGCAGGGCTAGTTGTGTATGCTCAGGTGTTCCGGAATGAGTTTGTGTCACAACCGGTTGATTTCTTTTCAGATGAAACTGTGGAGATCAATTACTACTTTCAATCATTTAATCTGTCAGGTATCATAACTGATTTCCCGAAGACGGTTAGAAGATACAAAAGTAAGTCTCATTTGCCATTTACATATAGTGTGTCATCATTTTGCCCCTTGCATCAGCACTGTACGATGAAAAATTGCATGGGAACATGGCTAGTGGTGTTTAGGTCAAGTTTTAAGTCTTCACCCTGTTAGTGCTAGTTTCCAACCATTTTCCAGCTCCACGGTACCTTGAGCTAGTGTGATATCAAAATTTTCAGTTGCATACTCTAATCCACATTTGCCCTGCTTTTGCCATAGATTAGGGAGGCGGATATTTTGCATCCTTCTGTATTACGATAGTATTTACTTAGTAGCTGCAGTATTTATGTTCTTGTTTCTGACACTTGCATACTCTTGTATTGGCAGAAAACACTTGTACAGGGTTGGGAAATGACATGCCCAACTACATGCAGGCTGTTCCGGTTGGCGCCCTTGACCAGTTACTCCAAAAGTTTAAAGCCGAGCCGCCATCTATGCTGCCAATGCCGACACTGAATGCCTCAAACGTGGAGGAGACACCGCTTCCTCCTGTTGCATCAAGAAATGTGCCTGGTGGTTCCCCAAGGGGTGCTGAAACTCCTGGTACGACTCCTTCTGATACTCACAAGGCTACTGCAAGTACTGGTATTCTGTTTGTGATGGTTTTTGCAGCTCTGCTGATCTGAACAGACACATGAGGCTGTATAGTAGGCGATATGTTATACAATCTCCATTTGATTCGGGCAAGCTTACACCATTGACCTGGTGCTCCCAGGATTTGTTTGATCGTTTCTGCCTGTATAAATTCACCGGTAGAAAGGTTACACTATTTAGCGAGCATAGTGTGTTGTTACATTGCTAATGGAATCCACAGTTCCTGGTGTTTGCACATCATTGTTCTGTATAGATCCTCATTCTGACCTGAAGATTATGTTACATGTTCTGCGAATTAGCAATCCTCACTATCACGTGAAAGAATGAAGCTCAGATGaaatagtatttttttctctgATGTAAGTTATAAGGTGATCTTTTCTTAGGAGTGAGACTTCCGTCTCTCCTACAGCGAAGAATAGCCTAAGAACATATCGCTACTATGATCTCAGTCACAGTATCGAACATTCTATGCacaacgcaaaaaaaaaaaacacacacacacacacacagaaagCAGCAGAAGCTACGATGCACCAAAGCCACTGCTCACGTATCCCTGGACGATCATATGCAGCCGCCTTTGCATCATGCTTAACGAAGTGTAAGCTGGGAGGTTGAGGTGGTAGAAGCAGGTTTGCGAAGTGGGGAGGTGGTCGCGGGAGCTGGAGGCCCTGTATATGAACAGCCTGCAACCCAGCCCCGAGAAACCATCTGATGGCAAACACTTCACTGAGGTCCAGAAGAAGAGTAGCCTCCCCTGTTGTTCAACCGTCATGTTTTCCACGGCCTGTCATGTAAAAGATATTTTGAAAATGTTTTTGTGAAAAAATATATCATTGCATGTTGCTGTCTCCTATCTCCAATAAGGCAACATTGGACAAATATGTTccattttcataaaaaaatgaCTGTTCTGGAAGAGGTAAAACCTTCTAGTTAACTTAATTAAAACATGAATTAAAGAGTTTGGCTTACCTTCCAGAACCATTTGATTTGGCGACATTTTTCTTTGTATCCACGGTAGTCAGTCTGAGCTCTCCACTCGTTCACATCTATAGCGCCCTTGCTACCGCCCAACATCCGATCAAAATCTTCAACATCCAGACTCGCAAAGAACTCTGTCCAGGGTTTCCATTTGTTGAACATAATACGAAATCCTGCAGCGAAATAAGCTAGTTGACGTCTGGTGGAGTTCACGATCCTATCTTGAATCAGTAGATTGATGTACTGGCATCTATTCTCACTAGTAACAGCAATATCCTTCCCTCCAGGGAACAGCTCGATGACCACTCTAGATCCTAACACCTCATCTTCTCGAACAAATGTTAATTCCAAGATGTTTGAATCCACGAGACTCGAATCCATTTCTAGGATCTTTTTGCAGCTTGCATGCAGGGATGGATCTGTGTCTGCAATATCATCCAGTGTAATAGGTCTCCCAGCTAGTTGCAAGAATAATGTCTTGTCGAAGAAAACTCCAGCATGCATTTTGTGCCTCAGGGCTAATGCAATCATCCGCCCTGCGAATTCGAAGTACTCCAGGTGCAGTGGATCCACAACAGATGCTGCAATACAGATGGAAATGCAGAACGTCAGAAAGGTATAAAAGGGACAGCAGTGTAGCATTATTGAGATTTTTGAACTATAAATGTTGTATGCCCTGCCTTCGAGTCCGAGGCAGGGATAAGGTACTTTATTGTCTTTGGTATGAATGCAACATAGAGGAAAACAGAAAACAGAGTTATCTTGGATTATGGAAACAAAACAGAGATAAATACTCAGTAAAAAAATAGCAGGAAATCAAATCTTGTCCTAGAAAAAAAATCCAGCTTAAATCAAAGGTTCAGTTCAAAATGAGAAGGATACTATAAGTTCAGTTCGAAATGAGAAGGATACTATCTTTTGAAGAAATGCACCAAGCTTCCTAAAAATCAGGAACTATAGACTGAAGATTGCTAGCATTGAAGTATATTGTTGGCCTTTCATCTCTGGTTTACAGTTTTGGGGTCTAACTCACAAGTTTCACTGTAAAAGGTTTGGTTCCTGCATTCCGGATAggccaaattaaaaaaaaaaatcatcttaaCGTGTCCAGCTTCATAATTGAGCCACTTGATGGATGATTCCAGTATTGATAAATTTCTACTAACACAAGCAAACTAAGTTTATGTTTCAGTACAATTTATCTGATCAATTTCACTAACCTTAACAGAACTAAAAGAGGACACATTTCTGAACTACCTATCAACTGGCATCTCTGTAATGAAGAATCACGCCAATATACTAGAAGAACAGTCAGGGTTGTACAGCGAAACTGTATGCAATTTCATCAGATGGCCACCAGAAGCAAACTCACTTGGATTGATGAAGAACCTTCTCCTATCTTGTGGACACGCTGAGAAGAGAACAAGTCGCGGGTTGAACAGCGCCTGGCACACCAAGCAGAACCACTCCCTCAGCACGCCGGGGCCGGTGGCTTGCTCGTGCTTGAACGCCACAGACAGGACAGCGCGTAGCTCCTGGGGTGTCGCATGAGCAATGTACCCGAATGAGTCCGGCAGCAGCCGGCCCCGATCGATCAGCATCTCGTgcgggggcggcgcgccggcgcctcTGACGAGTTCCGGCAGCATTGCCATGGCCAGGTGCCGCCGTGCCTCGAAGTCTAGGAGGTCTCTGTGCCTGGTGATCCAGCGGATGCTATCGCTGAGCTCGCTCCCGGTGCTCAGCACAAGCGCGGTGACCGCCCTCGGGTGCGCCGCCAGCGTGGTTCGCATCGCATGGTGGACGTCCGACCACGCGTCCAGCTCGGCCAGGACGGCCCAGACGCTTTGCAGCGAGGCCGTCCACTTGGGCAGCGCGCTGGACGACGAGTCATGcttgcgccccgccgccgccggcggcggcaaatTCATCTCGAACCTGGTCATGCAGTCTTCGACGCTCTTCAGCAGGGCTTCCAGAGTCAGGGACAGCGCCTTCCTCCAAGGGCGGAGCGGCGTGTCGGCGTCTAGCTCAAGCACTTGCGGGCGCAGCGCGGACCAGAAGGTCTTGAACTCGGCCAAGTTCCTCGTAGCCGCCGAGGGCTGGCTCCGGCTCCTATACGCCCCGGCGATCTCTACGATAACAGCAACCGCCGTCTCTCTAGCAAGCCGGATCATCTGCTCGGCGACCCGCCGTCGCGGCACGTCACCCCAGAGCCCCGGCGTCCACTCGGGGTCGGAGAGCACCGTCGCGACCATGGCTCGCAACGCAGCGTAGAGCGGGTCGCCCTTGCGCGCACCGGTGGCGAAGGACCCGCAGAACTCCAAGAGCACCGGCGCCGTCAACGCCTTGACGATGCTCTTCCCCGCCGGGGGGTCGGGGGACAGGAAGCACCGGATGGCGCGCTCGGcttcggcgcggcggcgctcgtcgtCGGACTGATAGAGCTGGACCAGCACGCCGGGGACGCCCCTGGCGAGGAAGATGCCCAGGTGCTCGGCGACGGGGCCCAGGGCGCTGTTTGACTTCCTCTGGTGGGCGGCGCGGGCCGAGTCCAGGAACCTCCTGACGAGCACCTCGAGGGACGCGGCCGCGCGCAGCGGgacgcccgccgcggcggcgagcctggccgcggcggcgatctcGGATGCGAGCCGCCACGCGTCCGCGTGCGGGGTGGGGACGAGCCGGTACGACACGTGGAGCGTGGCGTCCCACGGGAGGCCGAGCTCGCCGACCGTCGCCCCGCGCGGGAGCTCCCGGCCGGCGTGTACGGCGCGCAGGCGCAGGTCGCCCCcgctggcggcgccgccgttccCGAGGCGGTCGAGGACCGATTCCACGGTGTCCTCCCGGCGCGCCCGGATCACGGTAGTCCGGGAGTCGACGTTGCGGAGCAGGAGCTGGACGGCGCCGGcctccgacgcggcggcgcccggcggagCCATGCGTGGGGGGGTTTTGGGGGGCAGGGGAAAGTCCGATCGATGTGCAGGGGACCAAATTGGGGGGCaaatcttttccttttctcccgAAAAAAAAGACAAACTGGAGGCCAATTTCCGCGTGATTCTGTTTCTGCAAGCGACCAGTGAGTGAGGATAGCTTCGCTCTTGGTATAACTGACGCAATCACAAAGTTGGATGGGttcacatttttttttttgctaatctTGCAGGGGCGGGAAGTTTGCGTATCACTATGGATTTGCCAGGTAGACCACTTGGTCTCATTCTTCAGCGAATTTAACTGATATTTCTACGAATTACTGTCAAATTAGCTTTGGTAACACATGGAATGTGTcgtcagctctctctctctctctctctctctctctctctctctctctctctctctctctccctctccctctctctctctctctcaaaactGAATCGAATGTAGGTTCCGTGTCTTCAGGGAGAACGATCCTGAAGTCAGAGAGTTCAGGCTTCCATTTTCGGTCAGGAGTTGAACCGATCGTGATGCTTCCTTTTTTTTAGTCAATCAACCAGATTTAGCATTTCTTAGAACAATTCTAGAATCATTTAGCTCTAAAAAACTGGATTGAAATTTTTCTGGGGACAAAGACACCATGTCACTTGAAGTCAAAAACAGCCTAAGAACTGACCGCTACTCTGATCTCAGTTACAGCATCCAACATCAGTGCATACAAGATACGGTGCGAATGGGGACG
The Panicum virgatum strain AP13 chromosome 6N, P.virgatum_v5, whole genome shotgun sequence genome window above contains:
- the LOC120678419 gene encoding E3 ubiquitin-protein ligase UPL5-like, with protein sequence MAPPGAAASEAGAVQLLLRNVDSRTTVIRARREDTVESVLDRLGNGGAASGGDLRLRAVHAGRELPRGATVGELGLPWDATLHVSYRLVPTPHADAWRLASEIAAAARLAAAAGVPLRAAASLEVLVRRFLDSARAAHQRKSNSALGPVAEHLGIFLARGVPGVLVQLYQSDDERRRAEAERAIRCFLSPDPPAGKSIVKALTAPVLLEFCGSFATGARKGDPLYAALRAMVATVLSDPEWTPGLWGDVPRRRVAEQMIRLARETAVAVIVEIAGAYRSRSQPSAATRNLAEFKTFWSALRPQVLELDADTPLRPWRKALSLTLEALLKSVEDCMTRFEMNLPPPAAAGRKHDSSSSALPKWTASLQSVWAVLAELDAWSDVHHAMRTTLAAHPRAVTALVLSTGSELSDSIRWITRHRDLLDFEARRHLAMAMLPELVRGAGAPPPHEMLIDRGRLLPDSFGYIAHATPQELRAVLSVAFKHEQATGPGVLREWFCLVCQALFNPRLVLFSACPQDRRRFFINPTSVVDPLHLEYFEFAGRMIALALRHKMHAGVFFDKTLFLQLAGRPITLDDIADTDPSLHASCKKILEMDSSLVDSNILELTFVREDEVLGSRVVIELFPGGKDIAVTSENRCQYINLLIQDRIVNSTRRQLAYFAAGFRIMFNKWKPWTEFFASLDVEDFDRMLGGSKGAIDVNEWRAQTDYRGYKEKCRQIKWFWKAVENMTVEQQGRLLFFWTSVKCLPSDGFSGLGCRLFIYRASSSRDHLPTSQTCFYHLNLPAYTSLSMMQRRLHMIVQGYVSSGFGAS